The candidate division TA06 bacterium DNA window GCGGCCTATTTCGGGCTGGGGCCGATGTCCCTTTCCGAGGAAGCCGGCCATCCGCCCAAAGCCGGTTGGGCCGGGCTGATGAACGGCCAGCCGTCCAAACCGCAGGCCGTCCCCCAAAGGGATTATCTGAATCTTATGCTGCGGGGGATGCTGCCTCCGTTGCTGTGGCTGGACGGCGAAAAACAGCGGGCACTTTGGTGGGAAAGCTATGTGGCCACCTATTTGGAGCGGGACTTAAGGCAGATTACGGCCATTGAAGGCCTGCCCGATTTCAGGAGGCTGATGGCCGCGGTGGCCTTGCGCAGCGGCCAGCCAGTAAACCAGACCGAGTTGTCCCGGGAACTGGGCCTAAGCCAGCCTACCATTTACAGGCATTTGGGGCTTTTGGAAGCCACTAATCTGTTTTACAAAATACCGGCCTTCAGCCGTAACCGAGGCAAAAGGCTTTTAAAATCCCCCAAGGCATACTGGTTGGACGCCGGGCTGGCCTGTTTTTTGTCGGGCCATTACGGCCGGGAAGGGTTGAAAAATTCCAGGGAAGCGGGCGGGATTTTTGAAACTTTGGTTCTTTCCCAAATAAAAGCCTGGTCCGAGACCTTAACCCCTAGGCCGTCCGTTTATTACTGGCGCACGGCGGATGGCCGGGAGGTGGATTTTGTAATAGCGCAAGGGCGCAGGGTTTTGCCGGTGGAGGTCAAGCTTGGGCCCAAGGTTACTTTCAGTGATACCGGCAATTTGAGGATGTTTATGGAATATCACCCCGAGGCCCGGTTGGGCGTTGTGATCTACGGCGGGGATAAAGTTGAATTTGTGGACGAAAAAATCATCGCCCTGCCCCTGGCCGCGTTGTTTTAGTTTTAGTTTTTTTGCTTGACATTCACTCCGAAAGCGTTATAATGGCCTTAACGGGTTTGAACTTGAATCAGGAACGATAGAACCGGGACGCTTTGGAACTCAACCCCCGACCCCTTCTCTTGAAAATACTAATCAGAGCGGATAATAGTAGACTTTTTTCCACCGAAACACGCTAAATACGCTAATTATATTGGATTTAAAAGAAACCGGAATGTCTACTAATATACGCTCCCATTAGTAAATAAGGAGTTAAAATGGTAACAGTTGCGCAATGACGAAATATGTGATAGAGGGATAAAAACAAAAGGAGGCGCAACCATGATTACCATTGCCGGGGATATTCAGTATAATGAACTGGCCGAAAAGCGAATAGCATCAATAAAAAACCAAGTGACTATGAACTTTGACAAAAAGTTTAAATCAGTAAAAAAAGATAGTGCAAAAGATACTACAATCAGCAAGCAACCAGGTATCAGGTATCAGGTGCCCTGTTTGATTTGTATGTGTAGCACGCCCTAAGAAGTCCATAACATTAGCCACTATTTTTAGGAGCATCCATAATTGTCTCAGTCACACATCCGTAATTTCTGCGTCATCGCCCATATAGACCACGGGAAATCCACCCTGGCCGACCGCCTGTTGGAGGTCACCGGCACCATCATGAAGAAGGACATGCAGGAGCAGGTGCTGGACAGCATGGACCTGGAGCGGGAGCGGGGCATCACCATCAAGATGCACCCCATCCGGATGAATTACAAATCCAAATCCGGGCAGGAATACGTCTTCAATCTGATAGACACCCCGGGCCACGTGGACTTTGGTTACGAGGTCTCCCGCTCACTGGCCGCTTGCGAGGGCGCCATCCTGGTGGTTGACGCCACCCAGGGGGTGGAGGCCCAGACCGTGGCCAACCTTTATCAGGCCGTCAACCACAACCTGACCATCATCCCGGTGATCAACAAGGTGGACCTGCCCTCGGCCGAGGTGGAAAGGAGCCGGACCCAGATAGTGGAGCTATTGGGCTGCGATCCTTCCGAGATCCTTTTGGCCAGCGCCAAGACCGGGCTGGGGATCCAGGAACTTTTGGAAGAGGTCATCATCCGGGTCCCGGCGCCCAAA harbors:
- a CDS encoding ATP-binding protein, producing MNNNHSHHEWIYKKRLLAGPLAQALKSHRVLVLSGARQTGKSTLLQNEEPFCGWPYITLDDYEALKQARQSPSGLWAGKAAVVIDEAQKAPELLPALKRDVDRGKVRAVLSGSSNPLLMKHVSESLAGRAAYFGLGPMSLSEEAGHPPKAGWAGLMNGQPSKPQAVPQRDYLNLMLRGMLPPLLWLDGEKQRALWWESYVATYLERDLRQITAIEGLPDFRRLMAAVALRSGQPVNQTELSRELGLSQPTIYRHLGLLEATNLFYKIPAFSRNRGKRLLKSPKAYWLDAGLACFLSGHYGREGLKNSREAGGIFETLVLSQIKAWSETLTPRPSVYYWRTADGREVDFVIAQGRRVLPVEVKLGPKVTFSDTGNLRMFMEYHPEARLGVVIYGGDKVEFVDEKIIALPLAALF